One region of Mycobacterium riyadhense genomic DNA includes:
- a CDS encoding TetR/AcrR family transcriptional regulator — MPSNPERRLQILDAAIGILADTGIGGLTHRQVDDRAGLPPGTTSNYFRTRQALLEATAARTVDLHWQRVEALRAAIGSLSRDGVKALMTRMLSDPDEQFRRFTLARFELFMEGTRRPELLPFLKDLQAAAVKSATLIIEAAGFTPTAQQMDELSRLLNGYAFSALTIPGADDPAGLVDRLLRAFLEI; from the coding sequence ATGCCCTCAAATCCCGAACGTCGTCTCCAGATCCTCGACGCCGCCATCGGCATACTCGCCGACACGGGCATCGGGGGCCTGACGCATCGCCAGGTCGATGACCGGGCGGGCCTGCCTCCAGGAACTACGTCGAACTACTTCCGGACACGCCAGGCCTTGCTCGAAGCCACGGCAGCCCGCACCGTCGATCTGCATTGGCAGCGCGTCGAGGCCTTGCGGGCCGCGATAGGGTCGCTCAGCCGCGACGGCGTCAAGGCGCTCATGACGCGGATGCTCTCCGATCCTGATGAGCAGTTTCGTCGTTTCACGTTGGCCCGGTTCGAGCTATTCATGGAGGGCACCCGGCGGCCCGAGCTGCTGCCGTTCTTGAAGGACCTGCAGGCCGCGGCCGTGAAGTCCGCCACGCTCATCATCGAGGCGGCGGGTTTCACCCCAACGGCCCAACAAATGGACGAGCTGAGCCGCCTACTCAACGGATATGCGTTCAGCGCCCTCACGATTCCCGGTGCCGATGACCCGGCCGGGCTGGTCGACCGGCTACTGCGCGCGTTTCTCGAGATCTAA